A section of the Armatimonadota bacterium genome encodes:
- the pstS gene encoding phosphate ABC transporter substrate-binding protein PstS, with amino-acid sequence MKPGWLRVGALAGAAVLLAAGCAKGPSRGPGGSGQVTLTGAGATFPYPLYSKWFDEYEFAAGVRINYQSIGSGGGIQQLKAGTVDFGGSDTPLSDQEAAAMPGPVVHIPTVAGAVVIAHNLPKVTELRLSGETIADIYLGEIRRWNDSRIAELNPGVRFPDAPIAVVYRSDGSGTTSIFTHYLAAVSRPWAGRVGAGKSVNWPVGIGGKGNEGVAGVVKQTPASIGYVELAYAEHNRLPYARVRNAAGSFVAPTIEATAAAAAGAAAAMKQDLRVSIVNSPAPNAYPIAGFTYLLVYRDQRDRAKGEALAKFLDWALDDGQAFAEPLLYAPLPAAAVELTRAALRTLTFRGKPLLAEK; translated from the coding sequence GTGAAGCCAGGATGGTTACGGGTAGGGGCGCTTGCAGGTGCGGCCGTGCTGCTGGCGGCGGGCTGCGCCAAGGGGCCGTCACGCGGCCCCGGCGGGAGCGGTCAGGTCACCCTGACCGGGGCGGGGGCGACGTTCCCCTACCCGCTGTATTCGAAGTGGTTCGATGAGTATGAGTTCGCGGCCGGGGTGCGCATCAACTACCAATCCATCGGCAGCGGCGGCGGCATTCAGCAGCTCAAGGCCGGCACCGTGGACTTCGGCGGCAGCGACACCCCGCTGTCGGACCAGGAGGCCGCCGCCATGCCCGGCCCGGTGGTGCACATCCCCACCGTCGCGGGGGCGGTGGTCATCGCGCACAATCTGCCCAAGGTGACGGAGTTGCGCCTGAGCGGCGAGACCATCGCCGACATCTACCTCGGCGAAATCAGGCGCTGGAACGACTCGCGCATCGCCGAGCTCAATCCCGGCGTGCGCTTCCCCGACGCGCCGATTGCGGTCGTCTATCGCTCCGACGGCAGCGGCACCACCTCCATCTTCACCCACTACCTGGCCGCCGTCAGCCGGCCTTGGGCCGGCCGCGTCGGCGCCGGCAAGTCGGTCAACTGGCCGGTCGGCATCGGCGGCAAGGGCAATGAGGGCGTCGCCGGCGTGGTCAAGCAGACCCCCGCCAGCATCGGCTACGTCGAGCTGGCATACGCGGAACACAACCGACTGCCCTACGCCCGCGTGCGCAACGCCGCCGGCAGCTTCGTCGCGCCCACCATCGAGGCCACCGCCGCCGCCGCGGCCGGCGCCGCCGCGGCCATGAAGCAGGACCTGCGTGTGAGCATCGTCAATTCGCCCGCCCCCAACGCCTACCCCATCGCCGGCTTCACCTACCTGCTGGTCTATCGCGACCAGCGCGACCGGGCCAAGGGCGAGGCGCTGGCGAAGTTCCTGGACTGGGCGCTTGACGACGGCCAGGCCTTCGCCGAACCGCTGCTCTACGCGCCCCTGCCGGCCGCCGCGG
- a CDS encoding GNAT family N-acetyltransferase translates to MESPAVWPPPLTTYVTQRLQCAPEALTEPGVHFVVARERRLRVWRYVIPLWLMVFDRAAVVSSAPELARSVEELLQAATLADLLTEGTKATLERVIVESGPREWFRRALWLYCTREMFAPRAAAKVLPVPPDHPEGRALRERHRGEVFGVFRGRELISRSSIKTESDVAWEVAVATAERHRRRGLGASVVSRATEFILDHGRLALYHCEDTNEASRRLAESLGYRVFARELAWSVDAMWVPWFWEGAPSS, encoded by the coding sequence ATGGAAAGTCCTGCGGTCTGGCCGCCGCCGCTGACGACCTACGTGACACAGCGACTGCAGTGCGCCCCCGAGGCGCTGACGGAACCGGGGGTGCATTTCGTGGTCGCGCGCGAGCGGCGGCTGCGGGTATGGCGCTACGTGATCCCGCTGTGGCTTATGGTCTTCGACCGGGCGGCCGTGGTGTCGAGCGCGCCCGAGCTGGCGCGGTCGGTCGAGGAATTGCTGCAGGCGGCGACGCTGGCGGACCTGCTGACCGAGGGCACGAAAGCGACGCTGGAGCGAGTCATCGTCGAGTCGGGTCCGCGGGAGTGGTTTCGGCGCGCGCTGTGGCTCTACTGCACGCGGGAGATGTTCGCGCCGCGCGCAGCCGCGAAGGTGCTGCCGGTGCCGCCGGATCACCCGGAGGGACGCGCCCTGCGCGAGCGCCACCGGGGCGAAGTTTTCGGCGTGTTTCGGGGACGCGAGCTGATCTCGCGCTCGAGCATCAAGACCGAGAGCGACGTCGCTTGGGAGGTTGCGGTCGCCACCGCCGAGCGCCATCGCCGCCGCGGGCTGGGGGCGAGCGTGGTTTCGCGCGCCACCGAGTTCATCCTCGACCACGGCCGGCTCGCGCTCTATCACTGCGAGGACACCAACGAGGCCTCGCGCCGCCTGGCGGAGTCGCTCGGCTACCGGGTATTCGCGCGCGAGCTGGCGTGGTCGGTGGACGCGATGTGGGTGCCGTGGTTCTGGGAGGGCGCGCCCTCGAGCTAG
- the nadB gene encoding L-aspartate oxidase gives MSEDFAADLLVIGAGAGGCAAALAAADAGLKVIVISGAADFFDSGTAQAQGGIIGHGLDDSPELLARDILATGDGLCEPAAVAVLAREGPPLVEELLVQRLGVEFSRNERGDLDLTQEAAHSTRRILHADDATGRAIAGPLIAAVRAHPGVSLLAARTAVDLITIPHHSLEPLDRYGPNRCLGAYVLDGARGVIGRIFAAATVLATGGFGQIYLHTTNPRVVRGDGIAMAARAGAQVLNLEYVQFHPTALYHRDAEGFLISESLRGEGAVLRTRRGELFMRQYHPLADLAPRDVVARAIHQEMLKRGDAYVLLDLSDVHVDPRERFPTIYETCARFGVDITRQAIPVVPAAHYGCGGVKVDLSGRTDIERLYAVGEVSCTGLHGANRLASTSLLEALVWGRRAGQDVARRELAADQPPYDHVAGWHDVGLTDELDPALVIQDWSSIKTTMWNYAGIVRSRRRLDRAQADLSYLAHRIEQFYRETKLSDAIVGLRNAIQVALMVTEAARRNPESRGCHYRLD, from the coding sequence GTGTCAGAGGACTTCGCAGCGGATTTGCTGGTCATCGGTGCCGGCGCGGGGGGCTGCGCGGCGGCGCTCGCCGCCGCCGACGCGGGCCTCAAGGTCATCGTCATCAGCGGCGCCGCGGACTTCTTCGACTCCGGCACCGCCCAGGCCCAGGGCGGCATCATCGGCCACGGCCTCGACGATTCTCCCGAGCTGCTGGCGCGCGACATCCTCGCCACCGGCGACGGCCTGTGCGAGCCAGCGGCGGTGGCGGTGCTCGCGCGGGAGGGGCCGCCGCTGGTGGAGGAGCTGTTGGTGCAGCGCCTGGGCGTCGAGTTCTCGCGCAACGAACGCGGCGACCTCGACCTGACCCAGGAGGCCGCGCATTCCACCCGCCGCATCTTGCACGCCGACGACGCCACCGGCCGCGCCATCGCCGGGCCGCTGATCGCCGCGGTGCGCGCGCACCCGGGGGTGAGCCTGCTCGCCGCGCGCACCGCGGTGGACCTCATCACCATCCCCCACCATTCCCTGGAGCCCCTTGATCGCTACGGCCCCAATCGCTGCCTGGGCGCTTACGTGCTTGACGGGGCGCGCGGCGTCATCGGCCGCATCTTCGCCGCCGCCACCGTGCTTGCCACCGGCGGCTTCGGCCAGATCTACCTGCACACCACCAACCCCCGCGTCGTGCGCGGCGACGGCATCGCCATGGCCGCGCGCGCGGGGGCGCAGGTGCTCAACCTCGAATACGTCCAGTTCCACCCCACCGCCCTCTACCACCGCGACGCCGAGGGCTTCCTCATCTCCGAGTCCCTGCGCGGCGAGGGGGCGGTGCTGCGCACCCGGCGCGGCGAGCTGTTCATGCGCCAGTACCACCCGCTGGCCGACCTCGCCCCGCGCGACGTCGTCGCGCGCGCCATCCACCAGGAGATGCTGAAGCGCGGCGACGCCTATGTCCTGCTCGACCTGAGCGACGTGCACGTGGACCCGCGCGAGCGCTTCCCGACCATCTACGAGACCTGCGCGCGCTTCGGCGTTGACATCACCCGCCAGGCGATCCCGGTGGTGCCGGCCGCCCATTACGGGTGCGGGGGGGTGAAGGTTGACCTGTCGGGGCGCACCGACATCGAGCGCCTCTACGCGGTGGGGGAAGTGAGCTGCACCGGCCTGCACGGCGCCAACCGCCTGGCCAGCACCAGCCTGCTGGAGGCGCTGGTGTGGGGGCGGCGCGCGGGGCAAGACGTCGCCCGCCGCGAGCTCGCCGCCGATCAGCCGCCCTACGACCACGTCGCCGGGTGGCATGACGTCGGCCTCACCGACGAGCTCGACCCGGCGCTGGTCATCCAGGACTGGTCCTCCATCAAGACCACGATGTGGAACTACGCCGGCATCGTGCGCTCGCGCCGGCGCCTCGATCGCGCGCAGGCCGACCTCAGCTACCTCGCCCACCGCATCGAGCAATTCTACCGCGAGACCAAGCTCTCCGACGCCATCGTCGGCCTGCGCAACGCCATCCAGGTCGCGCTCATGGTGACCGAGGCCGCCCGCCGCAACCCCGAAAGCCGCGGCTGCCATTACCGGCTGGACTGA
- a CDS encoding VOC family protein — translation MPNPVVHFEIPADDMERLMRFYTDLFGWKMEAAPGMDDFAMVTTMTDGAGINGAIMKKRVPEQTIINYVMVASVADFADKLQKLGGMMVVPKTAVPGMGYFAVGLDPDHNPVGLWETDANAG, via the coding sequence ATGCCCAACCCGGTAGTGCACTTCGAGATTCCGGCGGACGACATGGAGCGGCTCATGCGGTTCTACACCGACCTGTTCGGGTGGAAGATGGAGGCCGCGCCCGGCATGGATGATTTCGCGATGGTTACGACCATGACCGACGGCGCGGGCATCAACGGCGCGATCATGAAGAAGCGCGTGCCCGAGCAGACCATCATCAACTACGTGATGGTGGCCTCCGTCGCCGATTTCGCCGACAAGCTTCAGAAGCTGGGGGGAATGATGGTAGTGCCCAAGACCGCGGTGCCGGGGATGGGCTACTTCGCCGTCGGCCTCGACCCCGATCACAACCCCGTCGGCCTCTGGGAAACCGACGCCAACGCGGGGTAG
- a CDS encoding stage 0 sporulation family protein: MPTAVGVTFRSAGQVHYYDPGELELKEGDAVIAPTPHGIEIGQVMTEPRELEADHPDQPLRPVTRKATADDLRREQENRERERRAFDTCAERIQQHGLPMKLIEAHYTFDRSRAIFYFSAEGRVDFRCLVRDLARELRARVELHQVGVRDEAKLIGGFGPCGRPLCCATFLSRLQPVAIKMAKEQNLALNPLKISGVCGRLMCCLSYEYEGYRRAKAELPRVGSRITLPQGAGKVTEVNIIKGTLSVALEDGTRVEVAAHQCACGAERPCAPPAPPAEGEIGGGEVAPVAGGDPAAPPRPTASDQQAPPRPRRRRSRRGGSRKPKPDAPQQG; this comes from the coding sequence ATGCCAACCGCAGTCGGTGTGACGTTTCGCTCCGCCGGGCAGGTGCACTACTACGATCCCGGGGAGCTGGAGCTGAAGGAGGGCGACGCGGTGATCGCCCCCACCCCGCACGGCATCGAAATCGGTCAGGTCATGACCGAGCCGCGCGAGCTCGAGGCCGACCATCCCGACCAGCCTCTGCGCCCCGTCACGCGCAAGGCCACCGCCGATGACCTGCGCCGCGAGCAGGAGAATCGCGAGCGCGAGCGGCGCGCCTTCGACACCTGCGCCGAGCGCATCCAGCAGCACGGCCTGCCGATGAAGTTGATCGAGGCGCACTACACCTTCGACCGCAGCCGCGCCATCTTCTACTTCAGCGCCGAGGGGCGGGTGGATTTTCGCTGCCTGGTGCGCGATCTCGCCCGGGAGTTGCGCGCGCGGGTGGAGCTCCATCAGGTCGGGGTGCGCGACGAGGCCAAGCTCATCGGCGGCTTCGGCCCCTGCGGGCGCCCGCTGTGCTGCGCGACCTTCCTCTCGCGCCTGCAGCCGGTCGCCATCAAGATGGCCAAAGAGCAGAACCTCGCCCTCAACCCCTTGAAGATCTCGGGCGTGTGCGGCCGCCTCATGTGTTGCCTGAGCTACGAGTACGAGGGCTACCGCCGCGCCAAGGCCGAGCTCCCGCGCGTGGGCTCCCGGATCACGCTGCCGCAGGGCGCGGGCAAGGTGACGGAGGTCAACATCATCAAGGGCACGCTCAGCGTCGCCCTCGAAGACGGCACTCGCGTCGAGGTCGCGGCTCACCAGTGCGCGTGTGGAGCGGAGCGCCCGTGCGCGCCCCCGGCGCCGCCGGCCGAGGGCGAAATCGGCGGCGGCGAGGTGGCGCCCGTAGCCGGTGGCGACCCCGCCGCGCCGCCGCGCCCGACGGCCTCGGACCAGCAGGCGCCCCCGCGCCCCCGCCGGCGGCGCTCGCGCCGCGGCGGCTCGCGCAAGCCCAAGCCGGACGCGCCGCAGCAGGGGTAG
- the mfd gene encoding transcription-repair coupling factor, translating to MQAVLPALGQWQRFEELLHNLRRDGFHGAVEGLTGAAKSCVIAGLAARLGQPLLIVTHSNEQAEQLYDDIVSFTDSAPDQHACPERLGRAATATPAQRAQGPAERVSFLPSLEILLYEDFSPDFDIIRDRLNSLRRLLRGEAVTVVATAAAVLHQTVPPGVLARAHLSLRKGQPLDLGRLAAHLVSLGYVREEMVEHPGQFSIRGDIIDIYPSTALQPLRLELFGDEVERLAALDIETQRSGAALLEFDLMPAQELVLPGAHDPGAVLAGFADRERVMRAALAEQAAILDQQGRPEAARRLRRKLEHDLERMSQGVYFQGIEYYLPFMHDGTYTALDYLAVGGAVILDEPALIAEHYQRFEQEIADAYRMRVQEGSLLPLSDALYLPLEEGRRRLQERATLSFQVLEPGTEGFAPGPPESTVAAEVPPPPRFGERGDDLARALRGWQEEKQLVIISTMQGARLVELLEEAGVRGVVRADDGGAGRGQILITSRKLSAGFTLPEARLVCLTDQEVFGWQKIRWSLRRRHTEGAPLSSVTELAPGDYVVHINHGVGVFEGLVRRQVDAAEREYMAVRYAAEDRLYVPIDQLDRVQKYIGDEDAAPPVHRLGGSEWERARRRAAKSARELAQELVALHAARQSHPGHAFSPDTPWQQEMEAGFPYEETADQLQAIADVKADMEQPPPMDRLVCGDVGYGKTEVAIRACFKAVMEARQAAVLVPTTVLAQQHFATFSERLKPYPLRVEMLSRFRSRAEQAQVAQGLADGTVDIVIGTHRLLSRDVKFKALGLVVVDEEHRFGVRHKERLKQLRTTVDVLTLTATPIPRTLHMALSGLRDMSVINQPPEGRLPIRTRALQKDDEVVREALLRELDRGGQIYFVHNRVESIAHVAEHVRQLVPHARIAIGHGQLREGELEKVMFDFYAGDYDVLVCTTIIESGLDLPNVNTMVVDRADLLGLAQLYQLRGRVGRSDRQAYAYLTWTPHKRLTDRAHKRIAAIKEFSHLGSGFRIALRDLEIRGAGNLLGPEQHGFMVTVGFELYTQMLAQAVQEVKGETAAPERQVSLDLPVDAYLPEQYVPSLNQRIDFYRRMAAVRRPAQMAELRAELLDRFGAPLPEPTENLFELIQLKLDCLAAGVASVTSERLQLRIRFADDRRLQPAQMRKLQAQFSAVRDPEFRRASPVVSHDRIQLLTLGLSPRRLPSLVGEIVRHVGEMLSRGEVS from the coding sequence ATGCAAGCGGTGCTGCCCGCGCTCGGGCAGTGGCAAAGATTCGAGGAGCTTCTTCACAACCTTCGCCGCGACGGTTTTCATGGCGCCGTAGAGGGCCTGACCGGCGCCGCCAAGAGCTGCGTCATCGCCGGCCTGGCGGCCCGCCTCGGGCAGCCGCTGCTCATCGTGACCCACAGCAACGAGCAGGCGGAGCAACTGTACGACGACATCGTTTCCTTCACCGACTCGGCGCCGGATCAACACGCCTGCCCTGAGCGGCTAGGTCGCGCCGCGACCGCCACCCCGGCCCAGCGGGCTCAGGGGCCTGCCGAACGGGTCTCCTTCCTGCCGTCGCTGGAGATCCTGCTCTACGAGGACTTCTCCCCCGACTTCGACATCATCCGCGACCGCCTCAACTCCCTGCGCCGCCTGCTGCGCGGGGAGGCGGTGACCGTCGTCGCCACCGCCGCCGCCGTCCTCCACCAGACGGTGCCCCCCGGGGTGCTGGCGCGCGCGCACCTCTCTCTGCGCAAGGGGCAGCCGCTCGACCTGGGCCGCCTCGCCGCCCACCTGGTGAGCCTGGGCTATGTCCGCGAGGAGATGGTCGAGCATCCCGGCCAGTTCAGCATCCGCGGCGACATCATTGACATCTATCCCTCCACCGCCCTGCAGCCCCTGCGCCTGGAGCTCTTCGGCGACGAGGTCGAGCGCCTGGCCGCGCTCGATATCGAGACCCAGCGCTCGGGCGCGGCGCTGCTGGAGTTCGATCTCATGCCCGCGCAGGAGCTGGTGCTTCCCGGCGCGCATGATCCGGGAGCCGTGCTCGCTGGCTTCGCCGACCGCGAGCGCGTCATGCGCGCGGCGCTGGCGGAGCAGGCCGCCATCCTCGATCAGCAGGGCAGACCCGAGGCGGCGCGCCGCCTGCGCCGCAAGCTCGAGCACGACCTCGAGCGCATGTCCCAGGGCGTCTACTTCCAGGGCATCGAGTATTACCTGCCGTTTATGCACGACGGCACCTATACCGCCCTCGATTACCTTGCCGTGGGCGGCGCCGTCATCCTCGACGAGCCGGCCCTCATCGCCGAGCACTACCAGCGCTTCGAGCAGGAGATCGCGGACGCCTACCGCATGCGCGTGCAGGAGGGATCGCTGCTGCCGCTGTCCGACGCGCTCTACCTGCCACTGGAGGAAGGGCGGCGGCGGCTGCAGGAGCGGGCGACCCTGAGCTTTCAGGTGCTGGAGCCGGGAACTGAAGGCTTCGCCCCGGGGCCGCCCGAGAGCACGGTCGCCGCGGAGGTGCCGCCGCCACCGCGCTTCGGAGAGCGGGGGGACGACCTGGCGCGGGCGCTGCGGGGTTGGCAGGAAGAGAAGCAGCTCGTCATCATCTCGACCATGCAGGGGGCGCGGCTGGTCGAGCTGCTGGAGGAGGCCGGGGTGCGCGGCGTCGTGCGCGCCGACGATGGCGGCGCCGGACGCGGGCAGATCCTCATCACCTCGCGCAAGCTGTCCGCGGGCTTCACCTTGCCTGAGGCCCGGCTGGTATGCCTGACCGACCAGGAGGTCTTCGGCTGGCAGAAGATCCGCTGGTCGCTGCGGCGGCGCCACACCGAGGGCGCGCCCCTCAGCTCCGTCACCGAGCTGGCGCCGGGGGACTACGTGGTGCACATCAACCACGGCGTCGGCGTCTTTGAGGGGCTGGTGCGACGGCAGGTGGACGCTGCCGAGCGCGAGTACATGGCGGTGCGCTATGCGGCGGAGGACCGCCTGTACGTGCCGATTGACCAGCTCGACCGGGTGCAGAAGTACATTGGCGACGAGGACGCGGCGCCGCCGGTGCACCGCCTGGGGGGCAGCGAGTGGGAGCGCGCACGGCGGCGGGCGGCGAAGTCGGCGCGAGAGCTGGCGCAGGAGCTGGTGGCGCTGCACGCGGCGCGCCAATCGCACCCGGGGCACGCCTTCAGCCCCGACACGCCGTGGCAGCAGGAGATGGAGGCGGGCTTCCCCTACGAGGAGACCGCGGATCAGCTGCAGGCGATCGCCGACGTCAAAGCGGACATGGAGCAGCCGCCGCCGATGGACCGGCTGGTGTGCGGCGACGTCGGCTACGGCAAGACCGAGGTTGCCATCCGCGCCTGCTTCAAGGCGGTGATGGAGGCGCGGCAGGCGGCGGTGCTGGTGCCGACGACGGTGCTGGCGCAGCAGCACTTCGCGACCTTCAGCGAGCGCCTCAAGCCCTACCCGCTGCGGGTGGAGATGCTGAGCCGTTTTCGCTCGCGGGCGGAGCAGGCGCAGGTCGCGCAGGGCCTGGCCGACGGCACGGTGGATATCGTCATCGGCACCCACCGCCTGCTGTCGCGCGACGTCAAGTTCAAGGCCCTGGGCCTGGTGGTGGTGGACGAGGAACACCGCTTCGGCGTGCGCCACAAGGAGCGCCTCAAGCAACTGCGCACGACGGTGGACGTGCTGACGCTGACGGCGACGCCCATCCCGCGCACCCTGCACATGGCGCTGTCCGGCCTGCGCGACATGAGCGTCATCAACCAGCCGCCGGAGGGGCGCCTGCCCATCCGCACTCGCGCCCTGCAAAAGGACGACGAGGTCGTCCGCGAAGCCCTGCTGCGCGAGCTCGACCGCGGGGGGCAGATCTATTTCGTGCACAACCGGGTGGAGTCCATCGCCCACGTCGCCGAGCACGTGCGCCAGCTCGTCCCCCACGCCCGCATCGCCATCGGCCACGGCCAGCTGCGCGAGGGCGAGCTGGAAAAGGTCATGTTCGACTTCTACGCCGGCGACTACGACGTCCTGGTGTGCACCACCATCATCGAGAGCGGGCTCGACCTCCCCAACGTCAACACCATGGTGGTGGACCGGGCGGACCTGCTCGGCCTGGCGCAGCTCTATCAACTGCGGGGGCGCGTCGGGCGCTCCGACCGCCAGGCCTACGCCTATCTCACGTGGACCCCGCACAAGCGCCTCACCGACCGCGCGCACAAGCGCATCGCCGCCATCAAGGAGTTCTCGCACCTGGGCTCGGGCTTCCGCATCGCCTTGCGCGACCTCGAGATCCGCGGCGCCGGCAACCTGCTGGGGCCGGAGCAGCACGGGTTCATGGTGACGGTGGGGTTCGAGCTCTACACGCAGATGCTGGCGCAGGCGGTGCAGGAGGTCAAGGGCGAAACCGCCGCCCCCGAACGCCAGGTTTCCCTCGACCTGCCGGTGGACGCTTACCTGCCGGAGCAGTATGTGCCGAGCCTCAACCAGCGCATAGATTTCTACCGCCGCATGGCCGCCGTGCGGCGCCCGGCACAGATGGCGGAGCTGCGGGCGGAGCTGCTCGACCGCTTCGGCGCGCCGCTGCCGGAGCCAACGGAGAACCTGTTCGAGCTGATCCAGCTCAAGCTCGACTGCCTGGCGGCCGGCGTCGCCAGCGTCACCAGCGAGCGGCTCCAGCTCCGCATCCGCTTTGCCGACGACCGCCGCCTGCAGCCAGCCCAGATGCGCAAGCTCCAGGCCCAGTTCTCCGCCGTGCGCGATCCCGAGTTTCGCCGGGCGAGCCCGGTGGTCAGCCACGACCGCATCCAACTGCTGACCCTGGGCCTGAGCCCGCGGCGCCTGCCCTCCCTGGTCGGCGAGATCGTGCGCCATGTGGGGGAAATGCTATCGCGCGGCGAAGTCTCATAG
- a CDS encoding GNAT family N-acetyltransferase: MFFFYEVAVAEHHRRHGIGRALVEELKRLARADACGKVFVPTSRSNEAAMALYRSCGGEEGAADATAFWWNS; the protein is encoded by the coding sequence ATGTTCTTCTTCTATGAGGTCGCCGTGGCAGAACACCATCGTAGGCACGGCATCGGGCGCGCTCTCGTCGAAGAGCTCAAGCGTCTCGCCAGGGCCGATGCGTGCGGGAAGGTTTTCGTGCCCACGAGCAGGTCAAATGAAGCGGCGATGGCTTTGTACCGGTCTTGTGGCGGTGAAGAGGGCGCTGCGGACGCGACGGCGTTCTGGTGGAACTCGTAG
- the hrcA gene encoding heat-inducible transcriptional repressor HrcA — translation MRGATVARTLDERKRAILGVVVERYIATGEPVGSAWVVGCGDLAVCSATVRNEMSELERAGYLGHPHTSAGRVPTDRGYRVYAESVVSRAQPGADPGPFADLECSQEAETALEATCRALARLTRFLSLAQPPSWRHEKLRYLQLSRLNPRRVLVVVVTETGRVHHALLEFNRLPSTGQLRALGAVISDRLRGVALVELDRDRLLRAVRELWSRTPFADQAVELLSASLPVTAGSPLVIEGGSRLLETQEFQQAEVAREVFGVIEERSYLSELLARQRPGVSVMIGDDTGHPALRHCALVSATYQAPGGACGCLGVLGPKRMPYGSVMSALLLAARALGAAFASKARK, via the coding sequence ATGAGAGGTGCAACGGTGGCGCGGACGCTGGACGAGCGCAAGCGCGCGATTCTCGGAGTGGTGGTCGAGCGCTACATCGCCACCGGAGAACCGGTGGGGTCGGCGTGGGTCGTGGGTTGCGGGGACCTCGCGGTATGCTCGGCGACGGTGCGCAATGAGATGTCCGAGCTCGAACGGGCGGGCTACCTGGGTCACCCCCATACCTCGGCCGGGCGGGTGCCGACCGATCGCGGCTATCGCGTTTACGCCGAGAGCGTGGTGTCCCGAGCGCAACCCGGCGCCGACCCGGGTCCGTTTGCGGATCTGGAGTGCAGCCAAGAAGCGGAGACGGCGCTGGAGGCAACCTGTCGCGCGCTGGCGCGCCTGACGCGTTTCCTGTCGCTGGCGCAGCCGCCGAGTTGGCGCCATGAGAAGCTGCGCTACCTGCAGCTTTCGCGGCTCAACCCGCGCCGCGTGCTGGTGGTGGTGGTGACCGAGACCGGGCGCGTGCACCATGCCCTGCTCGAGTTCAACCGCCTGCCCAGCACCGGGCAATTGCGGGCGCTGGGGGCGGTCATCAGCGATCGCTTGCGCGGGGTCGCGCTGGTCGAGCTCGATCGCGATCGGCTGCTGCGCGCGGTGCGCGAGCTGTGGTCGCGCACGCCCTTTGCCGACCAAGCGGTCGAGTTGCTGTCCGCCAGCCTGCCGGTGACCGCGGGCAGCCCCCTGGTGATTGAGGGCGGCAGCCGCCTGCTGGAGACACAGGAGTTCCAGCAAGCGGAAGTCGCGCGCGAGGTGTTCGGCGTGATCGAAGAGCGTTCCTATCTGAGTGAGCTGCTGGCGCGCCAGCGCCCCGGCGTGTCGGTGATGATCGGCGACGACACCGGCCATCCCGCCTTGCGTCACTGCGCGCTGGTGTCGGCCACCTACCAGGCGCCGGGAGGCGCCTGCGGCTGCCTCGGGGTGCTGGGCCCCAAGCGCATGCCGTACGGATCGGTGATGTCGGCGCTGCTGCTGGCCGCGCGCGCCTTGGGGGCGGCGTTCGCGAGCAAGGCCCGCAAGTAG